TTGAAATTACATTAACTAAAGACTGGAGTTAATATGGCGCTGAGTGAGAACAGTGGGCAGTTGGTCATTATTGGTGGAGCGGAACAGAAAGAGGGAGAAAGCAAGGTGCTTCGGGAATTCGTGCGACGCGCCGGAGGCACCAAAGCCCGAATTGTTGTGATGACAGCCGCAACCGAACTACCCAGAGAAGTGGGAGAAGACTATATCAAAGTATTTGAGCGGTTGGGAGCCGAACAAGTTCGCATCCTTGACACCGTAACTCGTGAAGATGCAAGTTCATCCACTGCCCTAGAAGCTATTAACAATGCCACTGGCGTATTTTTTACCGGAGGAAACCAAGCTCGGATCACCAGTATTATTAAGGACACCGAACTCGATACAGCTATTCACAAACGGTTTTCAGAAGGAATTGTAGTGGGAGGCACCAGTGCGGGAGCAGCTGTGATGCCAGACGTAATGATCGTTGAAGGAGACTCGGAAACGCATCCCCGCGTTGACGCTGTGGAAATGGGGCCAGGTATGGGCTACCTGCCGGGGATAGTAATCGATCAGCATTTCTCACAGCGCGGACGTTTGGGACGTTTACTTTCAGCATTGGCACAGCAGCCAGCCGTTTTGGGATTCGGTATTGATGAAGATACAGCTGTTGTAGTGCAGGGCAACGAGTTTCAAGTGGTGGGATCGGGCGCTGTCACCGTTGTCGATGTAGCAGAGATTATCCATATCAATGTGGACGAACTCTTGAAGGATGAGGCTTTGGCAATTTGCGGAGCCAAGCTGCATATTCTTCCAGATGGATATCGGTTTAATCTAAAAACACGAAAACCCGTCCTCGCTAAAACCGCTCAGAAAGCAGCTTAAGAGCAACTGATTCGAGTTACTTATTAATATTTGTTCAGCGTAAAAGTCCCTAAAGTTAGAGTTTAGGGACTTTTTGTATTACAGCCACAGTCATTTATGTTAGGACAGTATAGAGCTATTCCCCGGAAGGAAGCGACTGTGTTTTTACGGCTGACCTTGCACTTTGCTATCAAGTCTCACAACTCTGAAAGTTTGGTCTGGGGAACCGATTGAATTGGTAGATGCGATCGACCCCAACACATACTCCGAGTCGGCTATGGTATGATAAAAAGCTGCTGAATTAACGTACACACACTGAAACTATGACCCTTACGCAAGAGCGAAAGCACGAGATCATTGACCAGTATCAAATCCATGAGACAGATACTGGTTCGGCAGATGTGCAAATTGCCGTACTGACGGAACGCATTAACCGCCTGAGCGAACACCTCAAAGCCAATCACAAAGACCACGCTTCCCGCCGGGGTTTGTTGAAGCTGATTGGTCAACGCAAGCGCCTGCTGTCCTTTGTTTCTAAGGAAAATCCAGAGCGCTATCAAGGGTTGATCGGTCGCCTTGGCATTCGCGGTTAAAGGTTATGGCTTCGGAACCTCAACCCAAAAGCAAAGCTGACAACACTCCAAAGGAGTCTTCTCAAGCTAAGGAACGCTTACCCTTTGAACCCAAAAAAAATGCCAAAAAGCCAGCTAAAAACCAACCCGTAACGTCCGTTGCGGATAAAAAGGATAATAAACCGCGATCGGTTTCCAAAGAAGCAATGGCCATTCCAGAAGCGGTCAGCCAGCGCATGATCTCGCGGATGGCACTTTTCTCTGGTATTCCCACTTTTTTGGGAATTGCCACGTTTATTATCAGCTACTTCGTAGTTAGTCATGCCTGGTTTAACCTTCCCAACCCGGTAGTTGTCTTGGTTAGCATCGGCTTTTTCGGTCTGGGTGCTTTAGGATTGACCTATGGCGTCCTCTCTGCATCCTGGGATGAAGAAACATCAGGGAGCAAATTAGGGTGGGAACAATTTACCACCAACTGGGGGCGGATGACGGCAGCTTGGCGATCGAGTAAGCAAAAAAATTAATATTCCTGGTGCCACAATGACGCTAGGCATATTGCCTATGCCAAAAGTGCAAGACGCACGTTGGCTCCATCCAGGCTGATATGAGAACCTATAGGTTAGCTTTTAGCCATTCTGCACCCAAAGAACTTAACAAAGGATTTTGAATATGATCGTGGTCATGAAAATCGGCTCCCCAGAAGTCGAGATTACCCGTCTTACCGAAGAACTCCGCACCTGGGGACTGACGCCAGAAAAAATTGTTGGTAAGCATAAAGTGGTGATTGGTGTAGTCGGCGATACGGCTCACTTAGACCCGCTGCAAATGCAGGAAATTAGCCCCTGGATCGAGCAAGTTCTGCGGGTGGAACAGCCGTTTAAAAGAGCTAGCCTGGAGTACCGCC
Above is a window of Argonema galeatum A003/A1 DNA encoding:
- a CDS encoding cyanophycinase, with translation MALSENSGQLVIIGGAEQKEGESKVLREFVRRAGGTKARIVVMTAATELPREVGEDYIKVFERLGAEQVRILDTVTREDASSSTALEAINNATGVFFTGGNQARITSIIKDTELDTAIHKRFSEGIVVGGTSAGAAVMPDVMIVEGDSETHPRVDAVEMGPGMGYLPGIVIDQHFSQRGRLGRLLSALAQQPAVLGFGIDEDTAVVVQGNEFQVVGSGAVTVVDVAEIIHINVDELLKDEALAICGAKLHILPDGYRFNLKTRKPVLAKTAQKAA
- the rpsO gene encoding 30S ribosomal protein S15 — encoded protein: MTLTQERKHEIIDQYQIHETDTGSADVQIAVLTERINRLSEHLKANHKDHASRRGLLKLIGQRKRLLSFVSKENPERYQGLIGRLGIRG
- a CDS encoding PAM68 family protein produces the protein MASEPQPKSKADNTPKESSQAKERLPFEPKKNAKKPAKNQPVTSVADKKDNKPRSVSKEAMAIPEAVSQRMISRMALFSGIPTFLGIATFIISYFVVSHAWFNLPNPVVVLVSIGFFGLGALGLTYGVLSASWDEETSGSKLGWEQFTTNWGRMTAAWRSSKQKN